CCTCCGTGGTCGCCACCGCCGTCGTCGGCCCCGGCTCCGGCCCTGCTCCCGGCGCTGATCTCACTCATCGGGCCACCTCACTGTCGTCCCTGTCGCGGTTGCTCCGCTGCTTCTCGTGGCTCCGCGTGGCTCTTCGCGGCTCGTCACGGCTCATGCACGGCTCATTGCTGTAGCGTTTACTCCAATTGGAACGGACGCTACGGTAAGCTCGGCGTCAGGGCCGGTCAAGTGCCGGTACGACGGGAAAGCGGCCGTGCATCCACTCCCCCGAGAACGCCGAGAGGCCGCCCATGACCACCGCACCCCGCCGGATCGACGTCCACCAGCACCTCGTCCCGCCCCTCTACCGCGATGCCCTCGCCAGGTCCGGCATCGTGGACGCGGGCGGTCGCGCCCTGCCGGACTGGAGTGCCGGGGCGGCGCTGGAGCAGATGGACCTGCTGGGGACCGAGGCGGCGATCCTGTCCGTCTCCACCCCCGGCACCGGTTTCCTCGGCGACGCCGGCGAGGCAGCCGACCTGGCCCGGCGGCTCAACGACTTCTCCGCCGCCCTGACCGCCGAACACCCCTCCCGCTTCGGCTGGTTCGCCACGCTGCCGATGCCCGACGTCACCGCGTCGGCGCGGGAGGCCGAGCGGGCGCTGACCGAGCTGGGCGCCGACGGCGTCACCCTGCTCGCCAACAACCAGGGCTCCTATCTGGGCGCCGAGGGGCAGGAAGCCCTGTGGCGGGTCCTCGACGAGCACGGCGCCGTCGTTCTCGTGCACCCGGCCGACCTTCCCGCGCCCGCCGTCGAGGGCATCCCGCCGTTCGCCGCGGACTTC
The DNA window shown above is from Streptomyces chartreusis and carries:
- a CDS encoding amidohydrolase family protein yields the protein MTTAPRRIDVHQHLVPPLYRDALARSGIVDAGGRALPDWSAGAALEQMDLLGTEAAILSVSTPGTGFLGDAGEAADLARRLNDFSAALTAEHPSRFGWFATLPMPDVTASAREAERALTELGADGVTLLANNQGSYLGAEGQEALWRVLDEHGAVVLVHPADLPAPAVEGIPPFAADFLLDTTRAAYLLVRNGVPRRYPNIRFVLSHGGGFLPYASHRMAVAIAADIGRGPRDVLEDFQGFYFDTALSSSPAALPTLLAFARPGHVLFGSDWPFAPAAAGQYFANGLDDGVDAGTLAAVNRANAEALFPRLAQGAPVPVPSRPLPVRLRQSAQRAGARLFFKLVQPGAK